Proteins from one Bradyrhizobium roseum genomic window:
- a CDS encoding sigma-54-dependent transcriptional regulator, whose product MAATILIADDDAVQRRLVENMVQKCGYEALVAESGDAAVALLTAPDAQPIDAVVLDLVMPGLDGLGVLAKMREAGLSIPVIVQTAHGGIDNVVSAMRAGAQDFVVKPASFERLQVSLRNALNTSALRGELQRIRHSREGRLTFADIITRSEAMAAVLRTAQKAAASSIPVLIEGESGVGKELFARAIHGTSERKSKPFVAVNCGAIPDNLVESILFGHEKGAFTGATERHMGKFVEASGGTLFLDEVGELPLATQVKLLRALQEGTVEAVGGRKPVRVDVRIISATNRKLLDLVKGGAFREDLFYRLHVLPLTIPPLRMRREDVPHLLRHFLARFAAEENRTITGISGEAMAHLSQLDWPGNIRQLENTVYRAVVMSESDLLGLSDFPQILNSAVTNAELAPGEPLIVEPSAAPSLVSGSDIPIAPLAAAGSLSMLNASGEVRPLDDMENEIIRFAITHYRGQMSEVARRLKIGRSTLYRKLDEAAAGDRAQGDAN is encoded by the coding sequence ATGGCTGCCACCATCCTGATTGCCGACGACGACGCCGTGCAGCGCCGTCTGGTTGAAAACATGGTGCAGAAGTGCGGCTATGAGGCCCTCGTCGCCGAGAGCGGCGACGCCGCCGTGGCACTGCTGACCGCGCCGGACGCCCAGCCGATCGACGCGGTCGTGCTCGACCTCGTGATGCCCGGCCTCGACGGGCTCGGCGTGCTGGCAAAAATGCGCGAGGCGGGCCTGAGCATTCCCGTGATCGTGCAGACCGCCCATGGCGGCATCGACAATGTGGTTTCGGCGATGCGCGCCGGCGCGCAGGATTTCGTGGTCAAGCCGGCGAGCTTCGAACGGCTGCAGGTGTCGCTGCGCAACGCGCTCAACACCAGTGCGCTCAGGGGCGAACTCCAGCGCATCCGTCACAGCCGCGAAGGCCGGTTGACCTTTGCCGACATCATCACCCGCAGCGAGGCCATGGCGGCCGTCCTGCGCACCGCGCAGAAGGCGGCGGCTTCCAGCATTCCGGTCCTGATCGAGGGCGAGTCCGGCGTCGGCAAGGAATTGTTCGCCCGCGCCATCCACGGCACCAGCGAGCGCAAGTCCAAACCGTTCGTCGCGGTGAATTGCGGCGCCATCCCCGATAACCTCGTGGAATCGATCCTGTTCGGTCATGAGAAAGGCGCCTTCACCGGCGCCACCGAACGCCACATGGGCAAGTTCGTCGAAGCGTCCGGCGGCACGCTTTTTCTCGACGAGGTCGGCGAGCTGCCGCTGGCCACGCAGGTCAAGCTGTTGCGCGCGCTGCAGGAAGGCACCGTCGAGGCAGTCGGCGGCCGCAAGCCGGTCAGGGTCGACGTTCGCATCATTTCCGCGACCAACCGCAAGCTGCTCGACCTGGTGAAGGGCGGCGCGTTCCGCGAGGACCTGTTCTACCGGCTGCACGTGCTCCCGCTGACCATCCCTCCCTTACGGATGCGGCGCGAAGACGTTCCGCATCTGCTGCGGCATTTCCTGGCGCGCTTTGCCGCCGAGGAAAACCGCACCATCACCGGCATCAGCGGCGAGGCCATGGCGCATCTTTCGCAGCTCGACTGGCCCGGCAACATCCGCCAACTCGAGAATACCGTTTACCGCGCCGTCGTGATGAGCGAGAGCGACCTGCTCGGCCTGTCGGATTTCCCGCAGATCCTCAACAGCGCTGTAACGAACGCCGAACTCGCACCCGGCGAGCCGCTGATCGTCGAACCCTCGGCGGCGCCAAGCCTGGTGTCGGGTAGCGATATACCGATCGCGCCGCTGGCCGCTGCCGGCAGCCTTTCGATGCTGAACGCCAGTGGCGAAGTGCGGCCGCTCGACGACATGGAAAACGAGATCATCCGCTTTGCGATCACGCATTATCGCGGTCAGATGTCGGAAGTCGCGCGCCGGCTCAAGATCGGCCGTTCCACGCTCTACCGAAAGCTCGATGAGGCCGCGGCCGGCGACCGGGCCCAAGGCGACGCCAACTGA
- a CDS encoding TerC family protein: MLELISSQHLTALFQVIMIDLVLAGDNAIVIGLAAAGLPEAQRKKAILIGIVAATVLRIGFASITVQLLQIIGLLLAGGVLLLWVCWKMWRELRDSHHQPTFQNLSSASTMDATATASRQKTLGQAVWQITIADVSMSLDNVLAVAGAAREHPMILIFGLALSIALMGFAASFIARLLEKHRWIAYVGLVIILYVAFDMCYRGALEVWPHVVA; this comes from the coding sequence ATGCTCGAACTCATCTCCTCGCAACATCTGACGGCGCTGTTCCAGGTCATCATGATCGACCTGGTGCTGGCCGGCGACAACGCCATCGTCATCGGCCTTGCGGCCGCCGGGCTTCCCGAGGCGCAGCGCAAGAAGGCCATCCTGATCGGCATCGTCGCCGCCACGGTGCTGCGCATCGGCTTTGCCTCCATTACGGTGCAATTGCTGCAGATCATCGGCCTCTTGCTGGCCGGCGGCGTTCTGCTGCTCTGGGTATGCTGGAAGATGTGGCGTGAATTGCGCGACTCCCATCACCAGCCGACATTTCAGAACCTGTCCTCCGCGAGCACGATGGATGCGACAGCGACAGCAAGTCGCCAAAAGACGCTTGGCCAGGCCGTATGGCAGATCACCATCGCCGACGTCTCGATGTCACTCGACAACGTGCTCGCGGTAGCGGGCGCAGCACGCGAGCATCCGATGATCCTGATATTCGGCCTGGCGCTTTCCATCGCACTGATGGGATTCGCCGCCAGCTTCATCGCACGCCTTCTGGAGAAGCATCGCTGGATCGCCTATGTCGGCCTGGTGATCATCCTCTATGTCGCTTTCGACATGTGCTATCGCGGAGCGCTCGAGGTGTGGCCCCACGTGGTCGCTTGA
- a CDS encoding helix-turn-helix domain-containing protein produces the protein MKRAKHQDVFAEPPAVKAAPDAKQLRKLAGDWLKLRRADAGLSQADLAARLGLKYYTFISQVENGFSRVPTVIMGAWARELGLEPADFARHLLTYYEPEMYRLLFGAESK, from the coding sequence ATGAAACGTGCAAAACATCAAGATGTTTTCGCTGAACCGCCCGCGGTCAAGGCCGCGCCGGATGCCAAACAATTGCGCAAACTGGCCGGGGATTGGCTGAAGCTGCGGAGGGCGGATGCCGGATTGTCGCAGGCCGATCTCGCGGCGCGCCTCGGCCTGAAATATTACACCTTCATTTCGCAGGTCGAGAACGGGTTCAGCCGTGTTCCGACGGTGATCATGGGCGCATGGGCGCGCGAGTTGGGTCTTGAACCAGCCGACTTCGCTAGGCATCTGTTAACGTACTATGAGCCGGAAATGTACCGGCTGCTGTTTGGAGCGGAGAGCAAATGA
- a CDS encoding M3 family oligoendopeptidase, with product MSAKSATSRAAKPSRKPVAGKAAVKSKTATKTGKLPEWNLADLYSGIGAEEVTRDLQKMDADCAAFEADYKGRLAERVAGDDGGRWLAEVVKRYEAIDDLAGRLGSYAGLVHAGDSVDPDISKFYGDVSERLTAASVHLLFFGLELNRIDDAVIERALQTPELGYYRPWIEDLRKDKPYQLEDRVEQLFHEKSQSGYAAWNRLFDQTISGLRFKVGGKELAIEPTLNLLQDRAPEKRKAAGQALAKTFKDNERTFALITNTLAKDKEISDRWRGFQDVADSRHLNNRVEREVVDALVASVRAAYPRLSHRYYNLKAGWFKKKKLAHWDRNAPLPFAATGTIAWPEAQKMVLTAYRGFSDEMADIAERFFTDRWIDAPVRPGKAPGAFSHPTTPSAHPYVLMNYQGKPRDVMTLAHELGHGVHQVLAAKNGALMAPTPLTLAETASVFGEMLTFKRLLSQTRNAKQRQALLAGKVEDMINTVVRQIAFYSFERAVHTERKNGELTAERIGQLWLSVQGESLGPAIDIRPGYENFWMYIPHFIHSPFYVYAYAFGDCLVNSLYAVYENASEGFAERYLAMLAAGGTKHYSELLQPFGLDAKDPKFWDGGLSVIAGMIDELETMG from the coding sequence ATGAGCGCAAAATCTGCGACATCCCGAGCCGCCAAGCCATCCCGCAAACCCGTCGCCGGCAAGGCGGCCGTTAAATCCAAGACTGCAACCAAGACCGGCAAACTGCCGGAATGGAATCTGGCCGACCTCTATTCCGGTATCGGCGCGGAAGAAGTGACGCGCGATCTGCAAAAGATGGATGCCGACTGCGCCGCTTTCGAGGCTGACTACAAGGGAAGGCTCGCAGAACGCGTGGCAGGCGACGACGGCGGTCGCTGGCTCGCCGAGGTGGTCAAGCGCTACGAGGCGATCGACGATCTCGCCGGCCGGCTCGGCTCCTATGCCGGCCTCGTGCATGCCGGCGACAGCGTCGATCCGGATATCTCCAAGTTCTACGGCGACGTCTCCGAGCGGCTCACGGCCGCATCGGTCCACCTGCTGTTCTTCGGATTGGAGCTCAATCGCATCGACGATGCCGTGATCGAGCGCGCCTTGCAGACGCCGGAACTCGGCTACTACCGGCCGTGGATCGAGGACCTGCGCAAGGACAAGCCGTACCAGCTCGAGGACCGCGTCGAGCAGTTGTTTCACGAAAAGTCCCAGAGCGGCTATGCCGCCTGGAACCGGCTGTTCGACCAGACCATCTCCGGCCTGCGCTTCAAGGTCGGCGGAAAGGAGCTGGCGATCGAGCCGACGCTCAATCTGCTGCAGGACCGCGCACCCGAGAAGCGCAAGGCCGCGGGGCAGGCGCTGGCGAAGACCTTCAAAGACAATGAGCGGACGTTTGCGCTGATCACCAACACACTCGCCAAGGACAAGGAGATTTCCGATCGCTGGCGCGGTTTCCAGGATGTCGCGGATTCGCGTCATCTCAACAACCGCGTCGAGCGCGAGGTGGTCGATGCGCTGGTCGCGTCCGTTCGCGCGGCCTATCCGCGGCTGTCGCATCGCTATTACAATCTGAAGGCCGGCTGGTTCAAAAAGAAGAAGCTAGCGCATTGGGACCGCAACGCGCCGCTGCCGTTCGCTGCCACCGGCACCATCGCCTGGCCCGAGGCGCAGAAGATGGTGCTGACTGCCTACCGCGGCTTCTCGGACGAGATGGCTGATATCGCGGAGCGCTTCTTCACCGATCGCTGGATCGATGCGCCGGTGCGGCCGGGCAAGGCGCCGGGCGCGTTCTCGCATCCGACCACGCCGTCGGCGCACCCTTACGTGCTGATGAACTACCAGGGCAAGCCGCGCGACGTGATGACGCTGGCGCATGAGCTTGGCCACGGCGTGCACCAGGTGCTGGCCGCCAAAAATGGAGCGCTGATGGCGCCGACGCCGCTGACGCTGGCGGAGACCGCCAGCGTGTTCGGCGAGATGCTGACCTTCAAGCGCTTGTTGTCGCAGACCAGGAACGCCAAGCAGCGCCAGGCGCTGCTGGCCGGCAAGGTCGAGGACATGATCAACACGGTGGTGCGGCAGATCGCGTTCTATTCGTTCGAGCGCGCCGTGCACACCGAGCGCAAGAACGGCGAACTGACGGCGGAGCGTATCGGCCAGCTCTGGCTCAGCGTGCAGGGTGAAAGCCTGGGGCCGGCCATCGACATCCGCCCGGGCTACGAGAATTTCTGGATGTACATCCCGCACTTCATCCATTCGCCGTTCTACGTTTACGCCTACGCGTTCGGCGATTGCCTGGTGAACTCGCTCTACGCGGTCTACGAGAACGCCTCGGAGGGGTTTGCCGAGCGCTATCTCGCCATGCTCGCGGCCGGCGGCACCAAGCATTATTCCGAATTGCTCCAGCCGTTCGGGCTCGACGCCAAGGATCCCAAATTCTGGGACGGCGGACTTTCCGTCATCGCCGGCATGATCGACGAACTGGAGACGATGGGCTGA
- a CDS encoding dioxygenase family protein, whose protein sequence is MIDTPTRRVILGAGVFAAGSLLMSDGSVAQTPLAPTPSCHDGHEATLPQTEGPYFKPSSPERIELLEPEMAGQPIELVGLVLSRACKPVAGALLDFWQADDKGRYDNSGFRLRGHQFTDAEGRYRLRSVVPGLYPGRTRHIHVKVQPRDGSVLTTQLYFPGEAKNRSDGLFRKELLVKTAKNEGWLAGRFDFVVL, encoded by the coding sequence ATGATCGATACCCCGACGCGGCGCGTGATACTCGGAGCGGGCGTCTTCGCGGCTGGTTCGCTGCTGATGAGCGATGGCAGCGTTGCGCAAACCCCGCTGGCGCCTACGCCCTCGTGTCACGACGGCCACGAAGCAACCCTGCCGCAGACCGAGGGGCCATACTTCAAACCGTCATCCCCTGAGCGAATCGAACTGCTCGAGCCTGAGATGGCAGGGCAGCCGATCGAGCTGGTCGGCTTGGTCCTCAGCCGCGCCTGCAAGCCGGTCGCCGGCGCCTTGCTGGATTTCTGGCAGGCCGACGACAAGGGCCGCTACGACAATTCCGGTTTCCGCCTACGCGGCCACCAGTTCACCGATGCGGAGGGACGCTATCGATTGCGAAGCGTCGTGCCCGGCCTTTATCCCGGCCGGACCCGCCACATTCATGTGAAGGTGCAGCCGCGCGACGGATCCGTCCTGACCACTCAGCTCTATTTCCCCGGCGAGGCCAAGAACCGCTCTGACGGCCTGTTTCGCAAGGAGTTGCTGGTGAAGACGGCCAAGAACGAGGGCTGGCTGGCTGGGCGCTTCGATTTCGTGGTGTTGTAG
- a CDS encoding AbrB/MazE/SpoVT family DNA-binding domain-containing protein — protein sequence MKIEIKKIGNSDGLLIPRELMQRLDLKRGQQLHITELPGGGFQALPYDPDFERTMELAEETMDTYRDTLATLAK from the coding sequence ATGAAAATCGAAATCAAGAAAATTGGTAATTCCGACGGTCTTCTGATCCCGCGCGAATTGATGCAGCGGCTTGATCTCAAGCGTGGTCAGCAGCTCCACATCACGGAACTCCCTGGCGGAGGCTTTCAAGCCCTTCCTTACGATCCTGACTTCGAGAGGACCATGGAATTGGCGGAAGAGACCATGGATACATACCGCGACACGCTGGCAACGCTCGCAAAGTGA
- a CDS encoding type II toxin-antitoxin system death-on-curing family toxin encodes MSDSEEPRWITYEQTIAIHSRQLRRFGGAPGLRGEGMLRSALERPINKWRYEQAELAELAAAYAYGLAKNHAFVDGNKRIAFLALRIFLLKNGVLFNPKPEHATSIILSLAAGEVSEESLARWIRDNWPSE; translated from the coding sequence ATGAGCGATTCCGAAGAGCCGCGTTGGATCACCTATGAGCAAACCATCGCGATCCACAGCCGCCAGCTCCGCCGCTTCGGCGGCGCGCCCGGCTTGCGCGGTGAAGGCATGCTGCGATCGGCGCTGGAGCGTCCCATCAACAAGTGGCGGTATGAACAGGCGGAGCTTGCCGAACTCGCTGCGGCATACGCGTACGGGCTTGCCAAAAATCACGCCTTCGTCGATGGCAACAAGCGCATCGCGTTCCTGGCGTTGCGGATTTTCTTGCTGAAGAACGGCGTCTTATTTAACCCCAAGCCCGAACACGCCACCTCCATCATCCTCTCCCTCGCCGCAGGCGAGGTCAGCGAGGAGAGCCTGGCGCGCTGGATCCGGGATAATTGGCCTTCCGAATGA
- a CDS encoding aa3-type cytochrome c oxidase subunit IV: protein MAEHNEVAYTTADGNDYPAHEQTYEGFIMLVKYGTIGVVIIVALMGYFLT from the coding sequence ATGGCAGAGCATAACGAAGTGGCCTACACGACCGCCGACGGCAACGACTATCCGGCCCATGAGCAGACCTATGAAGGGTTCATCATGCTGGTCAAATACGGCACCATCGGCGTGGTGATCATCGTTGCCCTGATGGGTTACTTCCTGACCTGA
- a CDS encoding Re/Si-specific NAD(P)(+) transhydrogenase subunit alpha, with product MKIAVAKEIDPSEPRVAASPDTVKKFKALGAEVAVEPGAGIKSGLPDSEFTAVGATVSADALKDADIIIKVKRPEPSELSKYKRGALVIAIMDPYGNEAALKTIADAGVAAFAMELMPRITRAQVMDVLSSQANLAGYRAVIEAAESFGRAFPMMMTAAGTVPAAKVFVMGVGVAGLQAIATARRLGAVVTATDVRPATKEQVESLGAKFLAVEDEEFKNAQTAGGYAKEMSKEYQAKQAALTAEHVKKQDIVITTALIPGRPAPKLVSADMVKSMKPGSVLVDLAVERGGNVEGAKAGQVVDVDGIKIVGYTNVAGRVAQSASNLYARNLFNFIETMVDKANKTLAVNWDDELVKATALTKDGAVIHPNFQPKA from the coding sequence ATGAAGATTGCCGTTGCCAAGGAAATCGATCCGTCCGAACCGCGGGTCGCCGCTTCCCCGGACACCGTGAAGAAATTCAAGGCGCTCGGCGCCGAAGTCGCGGTCGAGCCGGGGGCGGGCATCAAGTCGGGCCTGCCGGATTCCGAATTCACCGCTGTCGGCGCCACCGTCAGCGCCGACGCGTTGAAGGATGCCGACATCATCATCAAGGTGAAGCGGCCCGAGCCTTCCGAGCTTTCAAAGTACAAGCGCGGCGCGCTCGTCATCGCGATCATGGATCCCTACGGCAATGAAGCGGCGCTGAAGACGATCGCGGATGCCGGCGTGGCGGCGTTCGCGATGGAACTGATGCCGCGCATTACGCGCGCGCAGGTGATGGATGTGCTGTCGAGCCAGGCCAATCTCGCCGGCTACCGCGCGGTGATCGAGGCCGCCGAATCCTTTGGCCGCGCCTTTCCGATGATGATGACCGCCGCCGGCACGGTTCCGGCGGCAAAGGTGTTCGTGATGGGCGTCGGCGTCGCCGGCCTGCAGGCGATCGCGACCGCCCGCCGGCTTGGCGCGGTGGTTACCGCCACCGACGTGCGCCCGGCCACCAAAGAGCAGGTCGAATCGCTCGGCGCCAAGTTCCTCGCGGTCGAGGACGAGGAATTCAAGAATGCGCAGACCGCCGGCGGCTACGCCAAGGAAATGTCGAAAGAGTACCAGGCCAAGCAGGCCGCGCTCACCGCCGAGCACGTCAAGAAGCAGGACATCGTGATCACCACGGCCCTGATCCCGGGCCGGCCGGCGCCAAAGCTCGTCAGCGCCGACATGGTCAAGTCGATGAAACCTGGTTCGGTGCTTGTCGACCTCGCCGTCGAGCGCGGCGGCAATGTCGAAGGCGCCAAGGCGGGCCAGGTCGTCGATGTCGATGGCATCAAGATCGTCGGCTACACCAACGTCGCCGGCCGCGTCGCACAATCGGCGTCCAACCTGTATGCGCGCAATCTGTTCAACTTCATCGAGACGATGGTCGACAAGGCCAACAAGACGCTCGCGGTCAACTGGGACGACGAACTGGTGAAAGCCACCGCGCTGACTAAAGACGGCGCCGTTATCCACCCGAACTTCCAGCCGAAAGCCTGA
- a CDS encoding proton-translocating transhydrogenase family protein has translation MEHIAQAVDPFVFRLSIFVLAVFVGYFVVWSVTPALHTPLMSVTNAISSVIVVGALLAVGVPMISSGSGWARGFGFIALIFACVNIFGGFLVTQRMLAMYKKKVK, from the coding sequence ATGGAGCACATCGCTCAAGCCGTCGATCCCTTTGTATTCCGGCTTTCGATTTTCGTCCTTGCCGTGTTCGTCGGCTATTTCGTGGTGTGGTCGGTAACGCCCGCGCTGCATACGCCGCTGATGTCGGTAACCAATGCGATCTCCTCGGTGATCGTGGTCGGCGCGCTGCTCGCGGTCGGCGTCCCCATGATCTCGAGCGGCTCGGGCTGGGCGCGCGGCTTCGGCTTCATCGCGCTGATCTTCGCCTGTGTGAACATCTTCGGCGGCTTCCTTGTCACCCAGCGCATGCTGGCGATGTACAAGAAGAAGGTGAAGTGA
- a CDS encoding NAD(P)(+) transhydrogenase (Re/Si-specific) subunit beta, producing MNANLAAILYLVAGVLFILSLRGLSSPASSRQGNLFGMVGMAIAVATTLASHPPADAVAWVLVILGIAIGGGIGAVIARRVPMTSMPELVAAFHSLVGMAAVLVAAGAFYAPEAFDIGTPGNIHAASLVEMSLGVAIGALTFTGSVIAFLKLSARMSGAPIILPGRHIINIALALALVFFIFGLVRSGSALDFWLITIIALVLGVLMIIPIGGADMPVVISMLNSYSGWAAAGIGFTLGNSALIITGALVGSSGAILSYIMCHAMNRSFISVILGGFGGETAAAGGGGGEQKPAKLGSADDAAFIMKNAQKVIIVPGYGMAVAQAQHALREMGDLLKKEGVEVKYAIHPVAGRMPGHMNVLLAEANVPYDEVFELEDINSEFAQADIAFVIGANDVTNPAAEEDKTSPIYGMPVLQVWKAGTVMFIKRSLASGYAGIDNPLFYRDNTMMLLGDAKKVTENIVKGM from the coding sequence ATGAACGCCAATCTGGCTGCAATTCTTTATCTCGTGGCGGGTGTGCTGTTCATCCTGTCGCTGCGCGGTTTGTCCAGTCCGGCGTCGTCACGCCAGGGCAATTTGTTCGGCATGGTCGGCATGGCGATCGCGGTCGCCACCACGCTCGCAAGCCATCCGCCGGCGGATGCCGTCGCCTGGGTGCTGGTCATCCTCGGCATCGCCATCGGCGGCGGCATTGGCGCCGTGATTGCGCGCCGCGTGCCGATGACCTCGATGCCGGAACTGGTGGCTGCCTTCCACTCGCTGGTCGGCATGGCCGCGGTGCTGGTCGCGGCGGGCGCGTTCTACGCGCCCGAAGCCTTCGACATCGGTACGCCCGGCAACATCCACGCCGCCAGCTTGGTCGAGATGTCGCTTGGCGTCGCCATCGGCGCGCTGACCTTCACCGGCTCGGTGATCGCGTTTCTGAAACTTTCCGCACGCATGAGCGGCGCGCCGATCATCCTGCCCGGCCGCCACATCATCAACATCGCGCTCGCGCTGGCGCTGGTGTTCTTCATCTTCGGCCTGGTCCGTTCCGGCAGTGCGCTCGACTTCTGGCTGATCACCATCATCGCGCTGGTGCTCGGCGTGCTCATGATCATCCCGATCGGCGGCGCCGACATGCCGGTCGTGATTTCGATGCTGAACTCCTATTCGGGCTGGGCTGCGGCCGGCATCGGCTTCACGCTCGGCAATTCCGCGCTGATCATCACAGGTGCGCTGGTCGGCTCGTCCGGTGCGATCCTGTCCTACATCATGTGCCATGCGATGAACCGGTCCTTCATCTCGGTCATCCTGGGCGGCTTCGGCGGCGAAACCGCCGCAGCGGGCGGTGGCGGCGGCGAACAGAAGCCGGCAAAACTCGGCTCGGCGGACGATGCCGCCTTCATCATGAAGAACGCGCAGAAGGTGATCATCGTGCCCGGCTACGGCATGGCGGTGGCGCAGGCCCAGCACGCGCTGCGCGAAATGGGCGACCTGCTGAAGAAGGAAGGCGTCGAGGTGAAGTACGCGATTCACCCGGTGGCGGGCCGCATGCCCGGTCATATGAACGTGCTGCTGGCGGAAGCCAACGTGCCCTATGACGAGGTGTTCGAGCTCGAGGACATCAACTCTGAATTCGCGCAGGCCGATATCGCCTTTGTGATCGGCGCCAACGACGTCACCAACCCGGCGGCCGAGGAGGACAAGACTTCGCCGATCTACGGCATGCCGGTGCTGCAGGTCTGGAAGGCCGGCACCGTGATGTTCATCAAGCGCTCGCTGGCTTCAGGCTATGCCGGCATCGACAACCCGCTGTTTTATCGCGACAACACCATGATGCTCCTTGGTGACGCCAAGAAGGTCACCGAGAATATCGTCAAGGGGATGTAA
- a CDS encoding alpha/beta hydrolase, producing MTVFKWLLIIVSAGYVCGLLTLFLAQRAVLFPAPTSVRTAPKAAGFPEVEEHVLTTADGEKVIAWYVPARPGRPVVLYFHGNGDYLAGFFGRFRSLLADGTGVVALSYRGYAGSTGKPSEQGLMQDAAAAYAFTTARYRPDNIVVWGFSLGTGVAVALAAEQRIGKLILEAPYTSVVDVAASMFWFAPVRLLIRDQFRSDSQIPRVKVPLLVMHGALDPAIPVTFGERLFALANEPKRFVRIARGAHNDLDNFGGIEIARNFINLAEGSDFLHGRMLPPRT from the coding sequence ATGACCGTCTTTAAATGGCTGCTGATTATCGTCTCAGCCGGCTATGTCTGCGGTCTGCTTACCCTGTTCCTCGCGCAGCGCGCGGTGCTGTTTCCGGCCCCGACCAGTGTACGCACGGCGCCAAAGGCGGCCGGCTTTCCGGAAGTCGAAGAGCACGTCCTGACGACGGCTGACGGGGAGAAGGTCATCGCCTGGTACGTTCCGGCCAGGCCGGGTCGCCCGGTCGTGCTCTACTTCCATGGCAACGGCGACTATCTCGCCGGCTTCTTCGGCCGTTTTCGCAGCCTCCTCGCCGACGGCACCGGGGTCGTCGCGCTGTCCTATCGGGGCTATGCGGGCTCGACCGGAAAACCGAGCGAGCAGGGGCTGATGCAGGACGCTGCCGCTGCCTATGCCTTCACGACGGCACGCTATCGGCCGGACAACATCGTCGTCTGGGGCTTTTCGCTCGGCACGGGTGTTGCGGTCGCGCTCGCCGCAGAGCAACGGATCGGAAAGCTGATCCTGGAAGCGCCCTATACGTCGGTCGTCGATGTCGCCGCTTCGATGTTCTGGTTTGCGCCGGTGCGTTTGTTGATACGCGATCAGTTCCGTTCCGACTCGCAGATCCCGCGCGTGAAGGTTCCGTTGCTGGTGATGCATGGCGCACTCGATCCCGCGATACCGGTTACTTTCGGCGAGCGGCTGTTTGCGCTGGCGAACGAGCCGAAACGGTTTGTACGCATTGCCCGCGGTGCTCATAACGATCTGGACAATTTTGGCGGCATTGAAATCGCGCGCAATTTCATCAACCTTGCCGAGGGAAGTGATTTTCTACATGGGCGCATGCTGCCTCCCCGAACCTAA
- a CDS encoding calcium:proton antiporter → MSAHGPMPRSAWIFPALAMLLFAVATGLGLGFTPSVGGLLFAAVLLAILFGTVFAAVHHAEVIAERIGEPYGVLLLTLAVTIIEVALIATIMLGDKPQPALARDTVFAVVMIVCNGLAGICIFIGGLRYREQDFQVSGANLYLSVLFVLATITLIMPNYTLTAQGPMYSALQLGFVSVVTLVLYGVFVYTQTFLHRDYFINEGNGEAGESPLSNRMLALSVVLLILSLLAVVLLAKKFSATVDIVTAMIGAPPAFAGVVVALLILLPESVAAVGAARRNDLQKSINLALGSSLATIGLTVPAVAVVAYTLDKQLVLGVDAREMVLLVLTFVISMLTFGTGRTNILFGVVHMLVFAVFLFMVFVP, encoded by the coding sequence ATGAGCGCACATGGACCGATGCCGCGATCGGCGTGGATTTTCCCCGCGCTGGCGATGCTGCTGTTTGCCGTTGCCACCGGCCTCGGGCTCGGCTTTACACCCTCGGTTGGCGGGCTTCTTTTCGCGGCAGTGCTGCTGGCGATCCTGTTCGGCACCGTGTTCGCCGCCGTGCATCATGCCGAGGTGATCGCCGAGCGAATCGGCGAACCCTACGGCGTGCTGCTGCTGACGCTGGCGGTCACCATCATCGAGGTGGCGCTGATCGCCACCATCATGCTCGGCGACAAGCCGCAGCCGGCACTGGCGCGCGATACCGTGTTCGCTGTGGTGATGATCGTTTGCAACGGTCTCGCCGGCATCTGCATTTTTATCGGCGGGCTGCGCTATCGCGAGCAGGATTTCCAGGTCTCGGGCGCCAACCTTTATCTCAGCGTGCTGTTCGTGCTGGCGACTATCACGCTGATCATGCCGAACTACACGCTGACGGCGCAGGGGCCGATGTACTCGGCGCTTCAGCTCGGCTTTGTCAGCGTCGTCACGCTCGTTCTCTATGGCGTGTTCGTCTATACCCAGACCTTCCTGCATCGTGATTATTTCATCAACGAGGGCAACGGGGAGGCGGGTGAGTCCCCTCTCTCCAACCGGATGCTGGCGCTCAGCGTCGTGCTGTTGATTCTGTCGCTGCTGGCAGTCGTACTGCTGGCCAAAAAATTTTCGGCGACCGTCGATATCGTCACCGCGATGATCGGCGCGCCGCCGGCCTTTGCCGGCGTGGTCGTGGCGCTGTTGATCCTGCTGCCGGAGAGCGTTGCCGCGGTCGGCGCCGCCCGCAGGAACGACCTGCAGAAGAGCATCAATCTCGCGCTCGGCTCTTCGCTCGCCACGATCGGGCTGACGGTGCCGGCGGTCGCGGTGGTCGCCTACACGCTCGACAAGCAACTGGTGCTCGGCGTCGATGCCCGGGAAATGGTGCTGCTGGTGCTGACCTTCGTCATCAGCATGCTCACTTTCGGCACCGGGCGCACCAACATCCTGTTCGGCGTGGTACACATGCTGGTATTCGCCGTGTTCCTGTTCATGGTATTCGTGCCGTAA